Proteins encoded together in one Flavobacteriales bacterium window:
- a CDS encoding T9SS type A sorting domain-containing protein has translation MKTKLLFTLLLSVIIIPSFAQDWMNVGTDGITSGQNGRALIEFDGNLVMGGYFSELENVAIGNVGIWNGSNWAQLGDGINGDVRCMAILNNELYIGGNINSNLAGNVTLPSVCKLVNGNWVAVSNVSEVGIADDMLVWNNELYVVSNDWSLPHKVMKFNGIVWSQVGSSIGAFNDNQRLEAIEVYDDELYLGGRFADVGTGGANRLAKFNGTDWESVSFPMSGEISGTIAGWVNDLEVHDNKLFVGGLLLDLNLPSMSSAPQLASFDGTDWAAYSFDANIGGSIISLLSYDGHLYCGGDFGAYEEDVISTGVAIWNDEDANDFMSTGMYADGWGSSKVDFLGVCDGSVYSCGNFADFGSAGTSKGIARFNGVIPNPATSINEVEQKLQKLELYPNPSSDLVQLKLNEKSYIKAFDMLGNLVFSAQANERNVIDVSKWNAGIYSIVAESENKVITERLVIQR, from the coding sequence ATGAAAACAAAGCTGCTTTTCACTCTTCTTTTATCCGTAATCATCATTCCAAGTTTCGCTCAAGATTGGATGAACGTTGGAACGGACGGTATAACCTCCGGTCAAAACGGCAGAGCGCTAATTGAGTTTGATGGAAATCTGGTAATGGGTGGATATTTCAGCGAACTGGAAAACGTTGCCATCGGTAACGTTGGTATCTGGAACGGTTCCAATTGGGCGCAGCTTGGAGATGGAATAAACGGTGATGTGCGCTGTATGGCAATTTTGAATAATGAGCTTTACATAGGTGGAAACATCAACTCAAACCTAGCAGGAAATGTTACCCTTCCAAGTGTTTGCAAACTGGTGAATGGTAATTGGGTTGCTGTGAGTAATGTAAGTGAAGTTGGAATTGCTGACGATATGCTTGTTTGGAACAACGAACTATACGTGGTAAGCAATGACTGGAGCTTACCTCACAAGGTGATGAAATTCAACGGAATCGTTTGGTCGCAGGTAGGTTCTTCTATTGGCGCTTTCAATGACAACCAGCGCCTTGAAGCAATTGAAGTTTATGACGATGAATTGTACTTGGGTGGTCGTTTTGCAGATGTAGGCACTGGAGGTGCCAATCGATTGGCAAAATTCAATGGAACAGATTGGGAATCTGTATCATTTCCTATGTCAGGAGAAATCAGTGGCACAATTGCGGGTTGGGTCAACGACCTTGAAGTGCATGACAACAAGCTTTTCGTTGGTGGACTTCTACTCGACCTGAACTTACCATCTATGTCAAGCGCGCCTCAATTAGCTTCATTTGATGGTACAGACTGGGCAGCCTATTCCTTTGATGCAAACATTGGTGGTTCCATCATTTCGCTTCTCTCTTATGATGGACACCTGTATTGCGGTGGAGATTTTGGAGCGTATGAAGAAGATGTTATTTCTACTGGCGTTGCTATTTGGAATGATGAAGATGCCAATGATTTCATGTCAACTGGCATGTACGCAGATGGTTGGGGTAGCTCGAAAGTTGATTTTTTAGGCGTTTGTGATGGTTCCGTTTATTCTTGCGGAAACTTTGCCGATTTTGGTAGCGCTGGAACGTCTAAAGGAATTGCTCGCTTCAATGGAGTAATTCCTAATCCAGCAACGTCCATCAACGAAGTTGAACAAAAGCTTCAAAAGCTAGAACTTTATCCTAATCCTAGCAGTGATCTCGTCCAATTGAAACTAAACGAAAAATCATACATCAAAGCATTCGATATGCTTGGAAATTTGGTTTTCTCTGCTCAGGCAAACGAGCGGAACGTGATAGATGTAAGCAAATGGAATGCTGGAATTTACTCTATCGTTGCCGAATCTGAGAACAAAGTAATTACTGAGCGACTTGTAATTCAGCGCTAA
- a CDS encoding cation diffusion facilitator family transporter, with amino-acid sequence MQNKKYIRFQWFAVSMGVVILLIKFYAFHATGSNAILSDALESIINVVAGSFALYSLILAAKPKDRDHPYGHGKIEFISSGIEGTLILLAGFSIVAKSAHDLFQEHNLVELDLGLYLVSGAGLINYVLGWYTESYGKTNHSPTMVASGRHLKSDGYTSIGLIVGLGIVMLTGLNWVDSVIALIFGFYISFIGLKEIRKSVAGIMDEADFELLEGLISEIDTKRNENWIDMHNFRAQKFGKGIHIDCHLTLPYFFTVEEAHLEIDRIEQLVRENYPESVEMFIHADPCIPTSCRICTKNDCIVRQSQFEERITWELDTVLRNSKHK; translated from the coding sequence ATGCAGAATAAAAAATACATCCGTTTTCAGTGGTTTGCGGTATCGATGGGTGTTGTAATTCTGCTCATCAAGTTCTATGCGTTCCACGCAACAGGTTCAAATGCCATCCTTTCCGATGCCTTGGAAAGCATTATCAACGTGGTGGCGGGCAGCTTTGCTCTTTATAGCCTGATTCTCGCTGCTAAACCGAAAGACCGAGACCATCCATACGGACATGGCAAAATCGAGTTCATCTCTTCAGGAATAGAAGGCACACTTATTCTCTTGGCTGGATTCAGCATTGTAGCCAAATCTGCGCATGATCTATTTCAAGAGCATAATCTGGTGGAATTGGACCTTGGACTTTATTTAGTTTCCGGTGCCGGGCTCATCAATTACGTTTTGGGATGGTACACTGAGTCGTACGGCAAAACGAACCATTCGCCCACAATGGTGGCAAGTGGTAGGCATCTGAAGAGTGATGGTTATACCTCTATCGGATTAATTGTTGGTCTAGGAATAGTGATGCTAACTGGACTGAACTGGGTTGATAGTGTCATTGCTCTCATTTTCGGCTTTTACATTTCTTTCATCGGCTTGAAAGAGATCCGAAAATCGGTTGCTGGAATCATGGATGAAGCCGATTTTGAGCTTTTGGAAGGATTGATCAGTGAAATCGACACTAAAAGAAACGAAAACTGGATAGACATGCACAACTTCCGTGCTCAGAAATTCGGAAAAGGCATTCACATCGATTGCCACTTAACGTTACCCTATTTTTTCACGGTTGAAGAAGCTCATTTGGAGATAGATCGTATCGAACAACTAGTGCGCGAGAATTATCCAGAATCAGTAGAGATGTTCATTCATGCCGACCCATGCATTCCTACTTCGTGCCGCATTTGTACAAAAAATGACTGCATCGTCAGGCAATCCCAATTTGAAGAGCGCATCACTTGGGAGCTGGATACTGTACTTAGAAACAGTAAGCACAAATGA
- a CDS encoding universal stress protein, with protein sequence MKNILVPFDFSHNSRNALEYAAHFAKKMNAKLHIFHAYDRSEVLEGVKVATAISAMKDTKKKMTKQFGLSSDDVITQVLQGEFIEEILGCLEKLTIDMVVIGTRGSSGLRELLVGSNTVNLMKEVRGIPMLVVPEKADYIPLRSILLCSDLHEIADDDALDIVKEIAMKFEADVRLAHVELGTGLPTYEKVLEKRREMHIFEPEVDCTYKRIVAKDILTGMKFYMDKKSDNDMVAMVYREHTFIQTIFGMNHTHEMAYHTNVPLLVLPEGKNKLG encoded by the coding sequence ATGAAGAATATCCTTGTCCCGTTCGATTTCTCTCACAACTCAAGAAACGCACTTGAATATGCCGCACACTTTGCGAAGAAGATGAATGCGAAACTGCATATCTTCCATGCTTACGACCGCAGCGAGGTTTTGGAAGGCGTGAAAGTGGCCACGGCCATTTCGGCCATGAAAGACACCAAAAAGAAGATGACGAAGCAGTTCGGCCTTTCTTCTGATGATGTTATAACGCAAGTTCTGCAAGGTGAATTCATTGAAGAGATATTAGGTTGTTTGGAAAAATTGACCATTGACATGGTCGTGATCGGAACCAGGGGTTCTTCGGGTCTTCGAGAATTGCTTGTTGGAAGTAATACAGTGAATCTGATGAAGGAAGTGCGGGGAATTCCGATGCTGGTGGTGCCAGAAAAGGCAGATTACATCCCGCTTCGAAGCATACTTCTTTGTTCTGATCTGCATGAAATTGCAGATGATGATGCACTTGATATTGTGAAGGAGATAGCTATGAAATTTGAAGCCGATGTCCGTTTGGCTCACGTGGAATTAGGAACAGGACTTCCTACCTACGAGAAAGTGCTGGAGAAAAGGCGTGAAATGCACATTTTTGAGCCAGAAGTAGACTGCACCTACAAGCGCATCGTGGCAAAGGACATCCTTACCGGTATGAAGTTTTACATGGATAAGAAGTCGGACAATGACATGGTGGCCATGGTTTACCGTGAACACACCTTCATTCAGACAATTTTCGGAATGAACCACACGCACGAAATGGCTTATCACACCAACGTTCCTTTGCTAGTCCTTCCAGAAGGGAAAAATAAGTTAGGGTGA